One window from the genome of Engraulis encrasicolus isolate BLACKSEA-1 chromosome 16, IST_EnEncr_1.0, whole genome shotgun sequence encodes:
- the dnajb4 gene encoding dnaJ homolog subfamily B member 4: MGKDYYKILGIAKGAGDDDIKKAYRKQALKWHPDKNKAANAEQKFKEIAEAYEVLSDPKKREIYDQYGEEGLKGGGGPPDGQGTNFTYTFHGDPHATFATFFGGANPFEMFFGRKVNGRDDDDMEVDGSDPFSSFPGFNLNGFPRDRHVGLGGQTRRKQDPAIHHELRVSLEEVFHGCTKRMKISRKRLNPDGRTLRTEDKILTIDIKRGWKEGTKITFPREGDETPNTIPADIVFVIKDKPHPHFRREGSNIVYPVRVSLRQSLCGCSVTVSTIDGNTCNMKITDVIKPGMRQTIAGQGLPFPKNPEQRGDLVVEFDVNFPESLPTTAKDVLKRHLPTS; encoded by the exons ATGGGGAAAGATTACTACAAAATCCTAGGCATAGCCAAGGGGGCTGGAGACGACGACATCAAGAAGGCATACAGAAAACAAGCTTTGAAATGGCACCCAGATAAAAACAAGGCTGCCAATGCTGAACAAAAATTCAAAGAGATTGCTGAAGCATACGAAGTCCTCAGCGATCCAAAGAAGCGAGAAATATATGACCAATATGGAGAGGAAG GTCTTAAAGGTGGCGGAGGACCCCCAGACGGGCAGGGTACCAACTTCACCTACACCTTCCACGGGGATCCCCATGCAACATTTGCCACATTTTTCGGTGGCGCCAACCCATTTGAGATGTTCTTTGGACGAAAAGTCAATGGGCGAGATGACGACGACATGGAAGTGGATGGGAGTGACCCTTTCAGCTCCTTCCCAGGATTCAACCTAAACGGTTTCCCACGTGATCGGCACGTGGGCCTAGGTGGGCAGACCCGGCGCAAGCAGGACCCAGCCATCCATCACGAGTTACGCGTGTCCCTCGAGGAGGTCTTTCATGGTTGCACCAAACGTATGAAAATCTCACGGAAAAGGCTCAATCCGGATGGTCGCACCTTACGGACTGAGGACAAGATTCTTACCATAGACATAAAGCGCGGGTGGAAAGAAGGCACCAAAATCACTTTTCCCAGAGAGGGTGATGAGACGCCCAACACCATCCCTGCTGATATAGTGTTTGTCATTAAGGATAAGCCGCATCCACACTTCAGACGGGAAGGGTCGAATATTGTTTACCCTGTCCGGGTCAGTCTGCGACAG TCATTGTGCGGTTGTTCAGTCACTGTGTCGACGATAGATGGGAACACTTGCAACATGAAGATCACTGATGTTATCAAACCTGGTATGAGACAGACAATTGCAGGCCAAGGACTGCCATTCCCAAAGAATCCAGAGCAAAGAGGGGATCTGGTGGTGGAGTTTGATGTGAACTTTCCAGAAAGTCTCCCCACCACTGCCAAGGATGTCCTGAAACGGCACTTGCCAACTTCCTAA